One stretch of Planctomycetota bacterium DNA includes these proteins:
- a CDS encoding efflux RND transporter periplasmic adaptor subunit, protein MLVVIVAVTLATAFFFAFGKYEGATAGTQRADAEQHDPQNTLTQPQPKKPHVEAVHPRPGGLRRSTTQPAIINSFGIANLYAQVSGYLKTQQVDIGDRIKMGEVLAVIDVPEIETQLKGNQAQVGLAQSKVEQAEARVNSAVANWRAAKAAEQQSEEDVNKAVATRVFREKAYSRIKELFELKSIEEKLVDEEQERRDSARASERAANAALVSARAQIDAALASVELAKADVHAAKQQVRVAEAAVERTQVSLDYAKIVAPFDGVITVRNYYPGDFVPDAQQGASKPILAAVRTDLMRVVVQIPDDDVAYVRQGEEASISVDALGGREFTGQVSRMANKEDELTRTMRIEIDLPNPDNLLRDGMYGRATIKLAAPSANAVTIPSGYLVGNVEHHHGSIYVVDNGKMRRQEVTIGADDGTHVEVLEGVDAGDWVVTNRAGIAGNNVPVEVIERK, encoded by the coding sequence ATGCTGGTCGTGATCGTGGCCGTTACGCTGGCGACAGCGTTTTTCTTTGCGTTTGGCAAATATGAAGGGGCCACGGCCGGAACACAACGCGCTGACGCCGAGCAACACGATCCGCAAAACACGTTGACGCAGCCCCAGCCCAAAAAGCCGCACGTTGAAGCGGTTCATCCGAGGCCCGGCGGACTGCGGCGCTCTACCACACAGCCAGCCATCATCAACTCTTTTGGGATTGCGAACTTGTATGCCCAAGTTTCTGGTTACCTCAAAACGCAACAAGTTGATATTGGCGATCGAATCAAGATGGGAGAGGTGCTGGCCGTGATTGACGTGCCTGAGATCGAAACGCAGTTGAAGGGGAATCAAGCCCAAGTTGGCTTGGCCCAGTCGAAGGTCGAGCAGGCCGAAGCTCGCGTGAACTCCGCGGTGGCTAATTGGCGGGCCGCCAAAGCAGCCGAGCAACAAAGTGAAGAAGACGTTAATAAAGCGGTCGCCACACGCGTCTTTCGCGAGAAGGCATACAGCCGGATCAAGGAATTGTTCGAGCTCAAGTCGATCGAAGAAAAACTGGTCGACGAAGAACAGGAACGTCGCGATTCGGCACGCGCCTCCGAACGAGCAGCCAACGCAGCGCTCGTTAGCGCCCGGGCACAGATCGACGCGGCCCTGGCCAGCGTCGAGCTGGCCAAGGCGGATGTCCACGCCGCGAAACAACAAGTGCGCGTCGCCGAGGCCGCCGTCGAGCGGACCCAGGTGTCACTCGACTACGCCAAGATCGTCGCGCCCTTCGATGGCGTGATTACCGTTCGAAATTATTACCCCGGCGATTTTGTTCCCGACGCCCAACAAGGAGCGTCGAAGCCGATACTGGCGGCAGTGCGGACAGACCTCATGCGGGTGGTCGTGCAAATTCCCGACGACGACGTGGCCTACGTGCGACAGGGAGAAGAGGCATCGATCAGTGTCGACGCTCTGGGTGGGCGCGAATTTACGGGCCAGGTATCGCGGATGGCCAACAAGGAAGATGAACTGACGCGCACGATGCGCATCGAAATTGACTTGCCCAATCCAGACAACCTTTTACGAGATGGAATGTATGGCCGGGCGACCATCAAGCTGGCCGCCCCCTCCGCTAACGCGGTGACGATTCCCTCGGGTTACCTGGTCGGCAATGTCGAGCATCATCACGGAAGCATCTATGTCGTCGACAATGGAAAAATGCGGCGTCAGGAGGTCACGATCGGCGCGGACGACGGCACCCACGTCGAAGTGCTCGAAGGCGTCGATGCCGGCGACTGGGTCGTAACAAACCGCGCGGGAATCGCAGGAAATAATGTCCCGGTTGAGGTCATTGAGCGTAAATGA